Genomic window (Verrucomicrobiia bacterium):
GTAAGGTCAAGTTGTACGAATCGCGCGATCACATTGGCAACTTCTTGGATTGCGTGAAATCCCGGCAGCCCACCATTACGCCCGTGGAAACGGCGCACCATTCCGCCACGCCCGGCCACCTGGGCCTGATTGCGATGTTGGTGGGCAGAAAGATCCGCTGGGACGTGCGGAAAGAACAAATCATCGGTGACGCTGAAGCCAGCAAGTTGCTTACGCGCCCCTATCGCAGCCCTTGGAAATTGGCGGGAGTGTAAGTTTCTGCCGAGTTGGCGGAAGAATTCACTCTCACTGTGAACACAAGTTCGGTCGGTGAGCCAGCCAGTTTGAACTGCTTCGAAAAGGCTGCAGCCATTGTTGCGGGGATGTGACTGATTGAGTGACTACGAACGATTTTTTGCTCGTTTGCGGACGGATTCTGACCGCCAATGGCCAGGGCTTTGCGAAAGGCATCACTCCAGCCGCCTGAGGTAGGGCTGTTTCCTGTGGCTTAATAACGTCGGTTAATTTGTTCTACTTGGGCCTGCGTTGGAGATCTCCACACAGGCACGTGGAAGGATTTTTTCCTTTTAACAAAATTTGCTTTCTGATTGTCAAGCCACTCAGTTGCAACTATTTCATAGGGCCATGCGAGTTCCCAGTAAAATGACGATGATCAACCGACGACAATTTTTGGCGACCACCACACTTGCGGCAGTGGCTGGTCCCAGCATCCTGACGGGATATGCAGCCACGCCCAAACCACGTCCCGCACCGTCGGGGCGAATTTCCGTGGCGATGATCGGTTGCGGTGGAATGGGCCGTGGCAACATGGGCGGGTTTTTGAATCACGGCAATTGTCAGGTAGTTGCCGTTTGTGATGTGGATCAAAAGCATTTGCAGGACGCCATCAATACGGTTAACGCACATTACAAAAACCAGGACTGCAAAGGTTACCACGACTATCGAGAACTGCTGGCCCGGCCCGATATTGACGCCGTGATGATTGCGACGCCGGATCACTGGCACGCACTGGTGGCCGTCGAAGCTGCCAGCCAAGGCAAGGATATTTACGGCGAAAAACCGCTGGCTCGGACGATTGCCGAACAGCAGGCCATCGTCAAAGCGGTGCAGGAGAATCAGCGCATTTGGCAGACTGGTTCGTGGCAACGGTCGGAGCAACATTTCCAATACGCCGCCGAGATTGTGCGCAACGGGCTGATTGGGAAAATCAAGCGCGTCGAAGTGGGATTGCCTTCCGGATATGGGAATTTTGCCGATAACAAAAACAAAATGGGAATCACGCCGCCGCCGCCCGAGTTGGATTATGATTTCTGGAGTGGTCCTTCCTTGAAGCTGCCGTACATCGAAGCGCGGGTGCATAATAATTGGCGTTGGAATTACAACACGGGCGGCGGACAACTGCTGGATTGGATTGGTCATCATTGTGACATCGCGCATTGGGGCATGGATTGTGATCGGAGCGGCCCGTCGGAAATTGAAGGCTACGGCGAGTTTCCGCCCAAGGACGCCGTGTGGAACACCTGCACCAAATATCGGCTTACCGCCAAGTATCCGAACGACATCGAGATGATCATTGCTGGAGGACATCCGGATATTCGGTCCGGCACGAAATGGATCGGCACGGACGGCTGGGTCTGGGTGGATCGCGGGAATTCACTCGAGGCTTCAAACAAGCAATGGGAAGAATCACGGCGTTTGCCAGATGCTTTGCGAAAAGTGAAGCTCTACGAATCGCGTGATCACATTGGCAACTTCCTGGATTGCGTGAAATCCCGACAGCCGACCATTACGCCCGTGGAAACGGCGCACCATTCCGCCACGCCCGGCCACTTGGGCCTGATTGCGATGTTGGTGGGCAGAAAGATCCGCTGGGACGTGCGGAAAGAGCAAATCATCGGTGACGCTGAAGCCAGCAAGTTGTTAACCCGCCCGTATCGCGCGCCCTGGAACCTGGGCTGAGCCGCGTCAGGTATTGCAAAACATGGGAAGATCGTAATGGAGACCTTCCGCCTGCCGACACTGGGTCGGAGCGATGTCCGTTGACTGAAATCACGGGTGACGCTCGTGGCGGCAGGGATGGTTGAGCCTGGAAAAATCAAAAGGCGAGGCCGGAGCCTCGCCTGGTTGAAAAAATGGAATGAGGGTCAGACGCGGCGTCCACCTTTAAGTTCTTCTTTGAGTTTCTTGAACGCTTCCAAATCCCCTTTGGCCGCCAGTGCCGCCTGTTCCGGCCATGTGGCAGGGTCCCATTGCTTCAAGTGTTCTCCTCCTGTTGCCAAAATTTCCTTCAAGCGATCAACTGACGTGCCGGCAACTTCCGCAAAAGTGTGGATGCCCGCCTCGTTCAACGCGGCGGCAATTTTCGGTCCGACGCCCTCGATTTCCGTCAAGTCATCGCCCTTGGCCGGAGCGGCAGCGGCAGCGGCTTGGGGTTTGGTCGCCACGGTGCTGACCTTGGCGGTTTTCTCCTTCACCAGGGTGGCGCCTTTGCCCAAGCGATGACGCAGATAGGTCAACTTGGCCCGGCGCACCGCACCGTGACGTTCCACCGTGATTTTATCCACGCGCGGCGAGTGCAGGGGAAAGATGCGTTCCACACCTTCGCCGTAGCTGATGCGGCGGACGGTGAAGGTTTCGTTCAAGCCGCGACCGCGTTTGCCGATGACCACGCCGGAGAACACCTGAATGCGCTCCTTGTCACCTTCGACGACTTTGGTGTGTACCTTGACCGTATCGCCCACGCCAAACGCGACGCTGTTCTTACGAAATTGTTCCGAATGAATTTTGTCCAACAATACCTGGTTCATAAATAATCTTTCTATTTTGTCGTTCGCTCACGCTGGCGAACCAAATCTGGTCGTCGTTGCTCCGTACGTTTCTGCGCCTGTGCCGACCGCCATTTGGCGATTTCGGCGTGGTTGCCTGAAACCAGCACCTCGGGAACTCTCATCCCGTGAAATTCCACCGGACGCGTCCATTGCGGATATTCCAATCCACCGTCGCTGAACGACTCTTCCGTGGCGCTGGCCGCATGTCCCAACACTCCCGGTAGCAATCGCGTCACCGCGTCCACTACAACCATCGCGGGTAGTGCGCCATTCGTCAGCACGTAATCCCCGATGGAGATTTCATCGTCCGCCAAGGCTTCGCGAATCCGCTCGTCAAAACCTTCGTAGTGCCCCGTCACCATCAACAAATGCGATTGTTCCGCCAGTTGTGCGGCGACCGTTTGGTCAAATTTGCGTCCGGCTGGCGACATCAAAATCACACGCGTGTTTTCGCGTCGCAGACTTTCCACCGCTGCGAAAATCGGCTCCGGTTTCAACAACATGCCCGGCCCTCCGCCAAACGGACGATCATCCACCGTCTTGTGCCGGTCTTTGGCCCAATCGCGCAACTGGTGCAACCGCAATTCCAACAAGCCCGCCTGCCGCGCGCGTTTGATGATGCTTTCATCCAACGGCCCGGCGAACATTGCCGGGAAGAGGGTGAGCACGTCTATGATCATGCTCGGGCAGCTACCGGTCAGCGCCGGGGCGGATCGGCCTCGACAATTTCCAAGGCGCAGCGGATTCCTTTCTTCGCGCTGCCTGCCGTCAGCAACGATCGAATCGCATTGATCGTTTGTCCCTGACGTCCGATCACCTTGCCCACATCCTGCGCGTCCAACCGCAGTTCATAAACCGTTTGTCCGCTGCGTTCCTGCGGCGTGATGGTGACCGCGCTTGGGTTATCCACCAGCCCCTTCACAATATATTCGAGGAACGCTTGCATCCGCTTTGCTTTTGAGTCTGAACGTGAACCCGTGAAATCTCCGCTGTCGAAATCATGCGCGACGCGGTCGGGCGACGGAGTTTAGGCCGCGGCTCGTTCCGCTTTCTTGATGAAGCTGGCGACGGTGTCGCTCGGTTGCGCGCCCTTGCCGATCCAATATTTGGTGCGGTCCAAGTCGAGTTTCACGTTGTTCCCCTTGGTTTGGGGTTGGTACGTGCCGATTTCTTCCAAAAACTTACCATCGCGCGGACTGCGGCTGTCGGCCACGACAATGCGGTACACCGGGTTGTTTTTGCACCCGATGCGTTTCATGCGGATTCTAACTGCCATAAATTTATCTCGTTTGTTGCCTCAGCCGATTTGGTCTTGCCATTACGAGGCGGTTCCCAAAATGGGAGCGCAAAGACTAGACACTTAAAGACCGGCTTGCAAGCACTCATTTGGGGCAATTTTGTCACCAAACCAAAGCTTCGCAGGCGGGCGGGATTGAAAAGGAAACTGCTCGGCTCGACCACCGAAGGCGTGATGCGGCGCAGTCCTCATCCGGTACTCGTCGTTCCGAAATAGAATGCCCCGCACTGGTTCAGGGGAAAACGGTTTCCAGTCCGATTAAATGGACCGGCGGATTGGAATTCACGAACGGGTTTTATCGCTTGCACGACGTGCCTTGATCCGCTCTGACCGCGCCGGAATGAGCGTTTGAAGTTGCGCTCCAGACTTGTAAGATGCTCCGACTTTGCTTCACTCGTCTGGGAATTTTATGAGCGAACAATACTCCATCGGACTGGACTACGGCACGAACTCGGTTCGCGCTCTCATCGTCAATGTGGCCAACGGCCAGGAGGTCGCCTCCGCCATTTGGGGATACGAGCACGGCACGGACGGAGTCATCCTCGCGCACGATCCGAATCTCGCCCGCCAACACCCGGCAGATTACATCAAGGGCGCCGCCATCACGCTCCGACAGGTGGTGCAAAGCGCCAAGAAAATGGTGCGCGGTTTCCAGCCTGAACAGATCATCGGCATCGGCGTGGACACCACCGGCAGCACGCCGCTCCCGGTTGACGCGCAAGGGCGTCCGCTCGCGCTCCAGTCTCGCTTTGCCAAAAATCCAGCGGCCCTGGCGTGGCTGTGGAAAGACCATACCAGCATTGCCGAGGCTGCTGAAATTACGGAACTCGCCCGCAAGCGACGGCCCCAATATCTCGCCAAGTGCGGCGGTATTTATTCCAGCGAATGGTTCTTCAGTAAAATTCTGCATTGCCGCCGTACCGCGCCCAAGGTATTCGATGCCGCTGCCAGTTGGGTGGAATGTGCCGACTGGGTGCCCGCGATGCTGACCGGCACCGAAGCTCCGGACCGACTGACGATTGGGGTTTGTGCGGCTGGACACAAGGCGATGTTTAACGCGGATTGGGGTGGATATCCTGACGCAAACTTCCTGGCACAACTTGATCCCAAGCTGGGGCGGTTGCGTTCCCGACTGCCCACCCGTGCGGGTACGATTGCTCAAGCCGCCGGCCAGTTGACTGCGGCTTGGGCGCACCGTACCGGATTGCCGGCCGGCATTCCGGTTGCCGTCGGGGCGCTGGACGCGCATTTGGGCGCGGTCGGCTCGGGCATCGCTCCGGGGGCCTTGGTGAAAATCATCGGCACGAGCACCTGCGACATGATGGTAGTGCCAACCGGGCAACGGCTCGCCGACGTGCCTGGACTTTGCGGGATTGTCAACGGCAGCATTCTGCCCGGTTATCATGGCCTCGAAGCCGGTCAGTCCGCAGTGGGCGACATCTTCAACTGGTTCGTGAATTACCTTCAACCCGGCGGCAAAAAAATGGGTTCACATGAAGAACTCACCAAAGCCGCCGCCAGATTGCTCCCCGGTGAATCCGGTTTGCTGGCGCTCGATTGGAACAACGGCAATCGCACCGTGCTGGTGGATCAACGCCTGACCGGACTGCTGCTGGGGCAAACGCTTTACACGACGCCGGCGGAGATTTATCGCGCGCTCATTGAAGCGACGGCTTTCGGCGCGCTGACGATCATCAATCGCTTCGAGGAATACGGCGTAAAGGTGAGGCAAATCATCAACTGCGGCGGCATCGCGGAAAAGAACCCGGTGGTCATGCAAATCTACGCGGATGTGACCGGACGTCCGATGAAAGTCTCGCGCTCGGCGCAGACCTGTGCGCTGGGTTCGGCGATTGCCGGCGCGGTGGTGGCGGGTGCGTATGTGAATTGTGAATCCGCCCAACGCGCGATGACCGGCCTCAAACCGCGCGTCTTCAAACCACGCGCGGCGGCGCGCGCAACCTATCGCGAACTCTACGCCCTCTACAAAAAGTTGCACGATGCCTTCGGAACGAAGGGCTGGAATGGCAATCTCCACGACGTGATGAAACGGTTGTTGGCAACCCGGAACCGCATCCGGAAATGAGCGCCGCCGCCCCCACCAGGAACGTGCGAATCAGATCGAAATGCGCCGTGGTGTTGTTCGGCCCGCCCGGAAGCGGGAAGACGACCATCGTTCGCGCGCTCAACGTGAAACAGCCGCTGACGGTGATCGAAACCGGGAATCTGCTGGAGCGCGAAATTCGATTGCGGACCGCCATCGGCAAACGCATCAAGCGTGACAAAGCCGCGGGTAAGCTCGTCTCCACCGACGTCGTCAAGACGGTGATTCAAGCGCGCTTGAAAAAAGTCAAAACAGGCTGGGTTCTGTTTGATGGATTCCCGCGTCACTTGGGACAGGCGGAAGTATTTTTTGAACTGCTGGAAACGCAGCGCCTCAACCTTTGTCTCGTGGGAATCCTCACGTTGAAACTTGCGACCGCGCTGAAACGCATCGCCGGCCGCCGCGTCTGCCCGGAGTGTGGTCGGCTTTACAATTTGCAAATGAATCCGCCGGCGAAAGTGGGAACGTGTGACGGTTGTGGCGGCAAACTCGAGGTGCGTGCGGACGATCAACCCGCGACGATCCGGCGCCGGTTCGCCACCTATCGCCGCGAAACG
Coding sequences:
- the rpsP gene encoding 30S ribosomal protein S16, with protein sequence MAVRIRMKRIGCKNNPVYRIVVADSRSPRDGKFLEEIGTYQPQTKGNNVKLDLDRTKYWIGKGAQPSDTVASFIKKAERAAA
- a CDS encoding Gfo/Idh/MocA family oxidoreductase, which encodes MRVPSKMTMINRRQFLATTTLAAVAGPSILTGYAATPKPRPAPSGRISVAMIGCGGMGRGNMGGFLNHGNCQVVAVCDVDQKHLQDAINTVNAHYKNQDCKGYHDYRELLARPDIDAVMIATPDHWHALVAVEAASQGKDIYGEKPLARTIAEQQAIVKAVQENQRIWQTGSWQRSEQHFQYAAEIVRNGLIGKIKRVEVGLPSGYGNFADNKNKMGITPPPPELDYDFWSGPSLKLPYIEARVHNNWRWNYNTGGGQLLDWIGHHCDIAHWGMDCDRSGPSEIEGYGEFPPKDAVWNTCTKYRLTAKYPNDIEMIIAGGHPDIRSGTKWIGTDGWVWVDRGNSLEASNKQWEESRRLPDALRKVKLYESRDHIGNFLDCVKSRQPTITPVETAHHSATPGHLGLIAMLVGRKIRWDVRKEQIIGDAEASKLLTRPYRAPWNLG
- a CDS encoding KH domain-containing protein: MQAFLEYIVKGLVDNPSAVTITPQERSGQTVYELRLDAQDVGKVIGRQGQTINAIRSLLTAGSAKKGIRCALEIVEADPPRR
- the trmD gene encoding tRNA (guanosine(37)-N1)-methyltransferase TrmD yields the protein MIIDVLTLFPAMFAGPLDESIIKRARQAGLLELRLHQLRDWAKDRHKTVDDRPFGGGPGMLLKPEPIFAAVESLRRENTRVILMSPAGRKFDQTVAAQLAEQSHLLMVTGHYEGFDERIREALADDEISIGDYVLTNGALPAMVVVDAVTRLLPGVLGHAASATEESFSDGGLEYPQWTRPVEFHGMRVPEVLVSGNHAEIAKWRSAQAQKRTEQRRPDLVRQRERTTK
- a CDS encoding nucleoside monophosphate kinase; its protein translation is MRIRSKCAVVLFGPPGSGKTTIVRALNVKQPLTVIETGNLLEREIRLRTAIGKRIKRDKAAGKLVSTDVVKTVIQARLKKVKTGWVLFDGFPRHLGQAEVFFELLETQRLNLCLVGILTLKLATALKRIAGRRVCPECGRLYNLQMNPPAKVGTCDGCGGKLEVRADDQPATIRRRFATYRRETQPVIRRFKRDYPDCCWEAPEASGSIELAAQLSERLDSLREGGASKTRRAGN
- a CDS encoding ribulokinase, with product MSEQYSIGLDYGTNSVRALIVNVANGQEVASAIWGYEHGTDGVILAHDPNLARQHPADYIKGAAITLRQVVQSAKKMVRGFQPEQIIGIGVDTTGSTPLPVDAQGRPLALQSRFAKNPAALAWLWKDHTSIAEAAEITELARKRRPQYLAKCGGIYSSEWFFSKILHCRRTAPKVFDAAASWVECADWVPAMLTGTEAPDRLTIGVCAAGHKAMFNADWGGYPDANFLAQLDPKLGRLRSRLPTRAGTIAQAAGQLTAAWAHRTGLPAGIPVAVGALDAHLGAVGSGIAPGALVKIIGTSTCDMMVVPTGQRLADVPGLCGIVNGSILPGYHGLEAGQSAVGDIFNWFVNYLQPGGKKMGSHEELTKAAARLLPGESGLLALDWNNGNRTVLVDQRLTGLLLGQTLYTTPAEIYRALIEATAFGALTIINRFEEYGVKVRQIINCGGIAEKNPVVMQIYADVTGRPMKVSRSAQTCALGSAIAGAVVAGAYVNCESAQRAMTGLKPRVFKPRAAARATYRELYALYKKLHDAFGTKGWNGNLHDVMKRLLATRNRIRK